One Pyrus communis chromosome 13, drPyrComm1.1, whole genome shotgun sequence genomic window carries:
- the LOC137713982 gene encoding E3 ubiquitin-protein ligase SINAT5-like codes for MEEDSFVDSLTTYDGIDEGEDTYHCSRRSCHRRRRFLAPAKSNNRALSPATTVRELLECPVCSKSMFPPIHQCPNGHTLCSICKLTVNRCPACREKLGDIRCLALEKVAESLELPCKYCSLGCMEIFPYYIKLRHEAHCNYRPYSCPYPGSDECSEVGDVPFLVDHLREDHKVDLHVGPTFNHLYVKSNRLEVECAARMLMVFNCYNKYFCLHFEAFHLGIAPVYIAFLRFMGDAAEARSFSYRLEVGSNGRKLIWEGTPRSIRDSHQKVRNSHDGLIIQRNMALFFSGGDRKELKLRISGRIWKDNGN; via the exons ATGGAGGAGGACAGTTTTGTTGATAGTTTGACAACATATGATGGGATCGATGAGGGAGAAGACACTTATCACTGCAGCCGACGCTCTTGCCACCGCCGCCGCCGTTTCTTGGCACCGGCCAAGTCCAACAACAGAGCATTGAGTCCAGCCACAACAGTTCGTGAGCTTCTTGAATGCCCTGTCTGCTCAAAGTCCATGTTCCCACCAATCCACCAG TGCCCAAATGGTCACACTCTTTGCTCAATCTGCAAGCTGACGGTGAACCGGTGCCCGGCGTGTCGAGAAAAACTCGGAGACATTCGATGTCTGGCGTTGGAGAAGGTGGCAGAGTCACTAGAACTTCCATGCAAGTATTGTTCTTTAGGGTGCATGGAGATCTTCCCTTACTACATCAAACTCAGGCATGAGGCTCACTGCAACTACAGACCATACAGTTGCCCTTATCCTGGATCTGATGAGTGCTCAGAGGTTGGGGATGTTCCTTTTTTGGTTGACCATCTGAGAGAAGATCACAAGGTTGACTTACACGTTGGGCCTACGTTTAATCACCTCTATGTTAAGTCGAATCGCCTCGAAGTGGAGTGTGCAGCAAGGATGCTTATG GTGTTTAACTGTTACAACAAGTACTTCTGTCTGCACTTTGAAGCCTTCCACCTCGGCATAGCTCCGGTCTACATTGCATTCCTTCGCTTCATGGGCGACGCAGCTGAGGCACGAAGCTTCAGCTACAGACTGGAGGTGGGCAGCAACGGCAGGAAACTAATATGGGAAGGAACCCCTCGGAGCATCCGTGACAGCCATCAGAAGGTCAGGAACAGCCATGACGGTCTCATAATCCAGCGTAACATGGCACTGTTTTTCTCGGGTGGAGACAGGAAGGAGCTCAAGCTTCGGATCTCTGGCCGGATTTGGAAGGACAACGGCAACTAG
- the LOC137713613 gene encoding probable inactive ATP-dependent zinc metalloprotease FTSHI 1, chloroplastic has protein sequence MASIDILNPPKIYIPKPHTHLKSPAQSKRFGLIRKVQPQLPIRHRSLTLLCQSSSPPSSRSGDNSKAPPDDYVTRVLKENPSQIEPRYLVGDKFYTLKEKESLGKNSNVGFAELFAKRLNFSKAKNERTEGLSDGGVKDDAVYLKDVLREHKGKLYVPEQIFGTKLPEEEQFEKSLEELPRMSYEEFLKAVKSDKVKLLTSKEVAGTSYGVCDYIVDLKEIPGEKSLHRTKWAMRLDEGEAQALLEDYTGPRYMIEGHTTSWVGKVPQYPHPVASSISSRMMVELGMVTAVMAAAAVFIGGFLASAVFAVTSFVFASTVYVVLPIVKPFLRLFLGLVLGILERVWDNVVDFFSDGGIFSKFSEFYTFGGLSASIEMLKPITIVLMTMVILVRFTLSRRPKNFRKWDLWQGIDFSRSKAEARVDGSTGVKFGDVAGIDEAVEELLELVRYLKNPELFDKMGIKPPHGVLLEGPPGCGKTLVAKAIAGEAGVPFYQMAGSEFVEVLVGVGSARIRDLFKRAKVNKPSVIFIDEIDALATRRQGIFKETSDHLYNAATQERETTLNQLLIELDGFDTGKGVIFLAATNRRDLLDPALLRPGRFDRKIKIRPPAAKGRLDILKIHASKVKMSPSVDLSSYAQNLPGWTGAKLAQLVQEAALVAVRKGHDSIFQSDLDDAVDRLTVGPKRVGIELGHQGQCRRATAEVGVAMTSHLLRQYENAEVERCDRISIIPRGQTLSQVVFHRLDDESYMFERRPQLLHRLQVLIGGRAAEEVIYGRDTSRASVDYLADASWLARKILTIWNLENPMVIHGEPPPWRKKLEFVGPRLDFEGSLYHDYDLIEPPVNFNLDDDVAKRAEELIHKMYDKTLSLLKKHHTALLKTVKVLLEHKEISGEEIDFILNKYPPQTPLKLLLEEENPGSLKFITQEQEQEQEQEQKRQLEYALLSQSKGETL, from the exons ATGGCATCCATTGACATTCTCAATCCACCCAAAATTTACATTCCCAAACCACACACCCACTTGAAATCCCCAGCTCAGTCGAAGCGTTTCGGTTTGATTCGGAAAGTTCAACCGCAGCTGCCTATCCGCCACCGGTCACTCACCCTCCTTTGCCAATCGTCTTCCCCGCCGTCGTCAAGGTCCGGTGACAATAGCAAAGCCCCCCCGGACGATTATGTGACCAGGGTCTTGAAGGAGAACCCTAGCCAGATTGAACCCAGGTACTTGGTAGGCGACAAGTTCTAtactttgaaagaaaaagagagtttGGGGAAGAATTCCAATGTGGGTTTTGCTGAACTCTTTGCGAAAAGGCTGAATTTTTCGAAGGCGAAAAATGAGAGAACTGAGGGGCTAAGTGATGGTGGAGTGAAGGATGACGCTGTATATTTGAAGGACGTTTTGAGGGAGCACAAGGGGAAGCTCTATGTGCCTGAACAGATTTTCGGGACAAAGTTGCCGGAGGAAGAGCAATTTGAGAAGAGTTTGGAGGAATTGCCCAGAATGAGCTATGAGGAGTTTCTGAAAGCTGTGAAGAGTGATAAGGTTAAGTTGTTAACTTCCAAGGAAGTGGCAGGGACTTCTTATGGTGTCTGTGATTACATTGTTGATTTGAAGGAGATACCGGGTGAAAAAAGCTTGCATCGAACCAAATG GGCAATGAGGCTGGATGAGGGTGAAGCTCAAGCTCTTTTGGAGGATTACACAGGCCCGAGATATATGATTGAGGGGCATACTACG TCGTGGGTTGGAAAGGTACCACAGTACCCTCATCCGGTGGCATCTTCCATATCTAGCAGAATGATGGTGGAGCTTGGAATGGTAACAGCTGTAATGGCTGCTGCAGCAGTTTTTATTGGAGGATTCCTGGCTTCTGCTGTATTTGCTGTTACCAGCTTCGTTTTTGCTTCAACTGTATATGTCGTATTACCTATAGTCAAACCATTTTTGAGACTTTTTCTTGGTCTCGTCTTGGGTATTTTGGAGAGAGTATGGGACAACGTTGTTGACTTTTTCAGTGATGGAGGCATTTTCTCTAAATTTTCTGAATTTTACACTTTTGGTGGTCTATCTGCCAGCATTGAGATGTTAAAACCGATAACAATTGTCCTTATGACCATGGTCATTCTTGTCCGCTTCACACTTTCAAGAAGACCTAAGAACTTCCGGAAGTGG GACCTGTGGCAAGGGATTGATTTTTCACGATCCAAAGCGGAAGCCCGTGTTGAT GGGTCAACTGGAGTTAAGTTTGGTGACGTGGCAGGGATTGATGAAGCAGTAGAGGAACTCCTGGAG TTGGTGAGGTACTTGAAGAACCCAGAACTATTTGACAAAATGGGAATAAAACCACCGCATGGGGTTCTTTTAGAGGGTCCACCTGGATGTGGCAAG ACCCTGGTTGCAAAGGCCATAGCCGGTGAGGCTGGTGTTCCGTTTTACCAAATGGCTGGATCTGAATTTGTTGAAGTCTTAGTTGGTGTTGGTTCAGCTCGTATTAGGGATCTATTCAAAAGAGCCAAG GTAAACAAACCATCTGTTATTTTCATCGATGAGATTGATGCATTGGCTACGAG GCGTCAAGGAATTTTCAAGGAAACTAGCGACCACCTGTATAATGCAGCCACTCAAGAGAGAGAAACTACTCTGAACCAGCTCTTAATTGAGCTTGATGGATTTGATACCGGTAAAGGTGTTATATTCTTAGCTGCTACAAATCGCAGGGATTTGTTAGACCCTGCACTTCTTCGACCAGGTCGTTTTGACCGGAAG ATAAAAATTCGTCCTCCTGCTGCGAAGGGGAGATTGGATATTTTGAAAATCCATGCAAGCAAAGTGAAAATGTCACCATCTGTTGATTTGTCCAGCTATGCACAGAACTTACCTG GATGGACGGGAGCAAAGTTGGCTCAGCTGGTCCAAGAGGCTGCACTTGTAGCAGTGAGGAAGGGGCATGATTCAATTTTTCAGTCAGACTTGGATGATGCTGTTGATAGACTCACTGTAGGACCAAAGCGGGTTGGAATAGAGTTGGGCCATCAGGGTCAATGTCGTCGAGCCACTGCTGAAGTTGGAGTGGCAATGACTTCTCATCTGCTTAGGCAATATGAGAATGCAGAAGTTGAACGATGTGATCGCATTTCAATCATCCCTCGTGGTCAG ACATTGTCGCAAGTTGTATTTCATCGACTTGATGATGAATCATACATGTTTGAACGCCGGCCACAATTATTGCATCGCCTTCAG GTTTTAATTGGTGGGAGGGCCGCTGAAGAGGTCATATATGGACGAGACACATCAAGGGCATCGGTTGACTACCTTGCTGATGCATCTTGGCTTGCTCGTAAAATTTTAACCAT TTGGAATTTGGAGAATCCGATGGTCATACATGGAGAGCCACCACCCTGGAGGAAGAAACTTGAATTTGTAGGCCCTCGGCTGGACTTCGAGGGATCACTGTACCACGACTATGACCTGATTGAACCACCAGTGAACTTCAATTTAGATGATGATGTTGCAAAAAGGGCTGAAGAGCTGATACACAAAATGTATGACAAAACACTGTCTCTGCTTAAGAAGCATCACACGGCCTTGCTTAAAACTGTGAAG GTTCTTCTTGAACACAAGGAAATTAGCGGTGAAGAAATTGATTTTATCTTGAACAAGTACCCTCCACAAACACCCTTAAAGCTTCTTTTAGAGGAGGAAAATCCCGGCAGCCTTAAGTTTATcacacaagaacaagaacaGGAACAGGAACAGGAACAGAAACGTCAGTTAGAGTACGCCCTTCTATCTCAATCCAAAGGTGAAACCCTATGA
- the LOC137713962 gene encoding SUN domain-containing protein 5-like: MKKPRNGSFYIKTQTRDHHTSIDGFHFQKSSSGGESCKSKSKKCYNNKSKSFYELSLSLIFSLWCLVFLFYSRLGLGHGNGGNSAPDNRSTHCPSVHNGKHGDDACSFIENGSGKQTNGMVLDFTSSQNCYNSGVCDNYAISKYSLPQTNRLVWSILGYADLVCELHQAQDHKTNHSGQLNGRTSHPSYLNFDEFRNITKQEKGQDIPSQLVNITHGLESDGTEYNYASASKGAKAVAHNKEAKGASNILGKDHDKYLRNPCSVGGKFVIVELAEETLVDAVKIANFEHYSSNFKEFELSGSLSYPAEAWSPLGNFVAANVKHAQTFKLSEPKWVRYLKLDLLSHYGSEFYCTLSVLEVYGINAFERMLEDLIVASAEPAANKLPEPNSTVKSSPKEEVGSTDWKTSSVGQTGVQTASVGTETVEDPQKVNVDITNYPVTASKIPEPVMKVRQQPNGRIPSDSVLKILMQKVRSLELNLAVLEEYIKELNRRQGVILPEVGKELLRISLLLDESKTEIKDLLQWKEIAENSITDLESWKAVVSSQVNVLARENDMLRLDSEKVVKDQASLESKELAVLAVSLFFLYFAILILVSFEVLTIFRGASSSSSQSRPENACGKKRGWVLMIISSSMTIFITSIYS, encoded by the exons ATGAAGAAGCCCCGGAACGGCTCCTTTTATATCAAAACCCAAACCAGAGACCACCACACCAGCATTGACGgcttccattttcagaaaagCAGCAGTGGAGGAGAAAGctgcaaaagcaaaagcaagaaATGCTACAACAACAAGAGCAAGAGCTTCTAcgagctttctctctctttgatCTTCTCTCTCTGGTGCCTTGTTTTCCTGTTCTACTCTAGGCTTGGTCTCGGCCATGGCAATGGAG GGAACTCAGCTCCTGATAACAGATCTACACATTGTCCTAGTGTTCACAATGGTAAGCACGGTGACGATGCATGCTCATTTATAGAAAATGGAAGCGGAAAACAGACAAATGGAATGGTATTAGATTTTACTTCATCTCAAAACTGTTACAATTCTGGAGTTTGTGACAACTATGCAATTTCCAAGTACTCACTTCCACAGACGAATAGATTAGTTTGGAGTATTTTAGGCTATGCTGATTTGGTTTGTGAACTACATCAAGCACAAGATcacaaaacaaatcattcaGGACAACTGAATGGAAGAACTTCTCATCCCTCCTATCtcaattttgacgaatttcGAAACATAACAAAGCAGGAAAAAGGTCAGGATATCCCTAGTCAGCTAGTTAACATAACCCACGGGCTTGAATCTGATGGAACAGAGTACAACTATGCCTCTGCATCCAAGGGTGCAAAAGCGGTGGCTCACAATAAAGAAGCAAAAGGAGCAAGCAACATATTGGGAAAGGATCACGATAAGTACCTTAGAAACCCTTGCTCCGTTGGGGGAAAGTTTGTTATAGTTGAGCTTGCAGAAGAGACTCTGGTAGATGCTGTCAAGATTGCAAACTTTGAGCACTACTCTTCTAACTTCAAGGAATTTGAATTGTCTGGAAGCTTAAGCTATCCAGCAGAAGCGTGGTCGCCATTGGGAAACTTTGTTGCTGCTAATGTCAAGCATGCTCAGACCTTTAAGCTGTCTGAACCCAAATGGGTAAGATACTTGAAGTTAGATTTACTAAGTCACTACGGGTCAGAGTTTTATTGCACATTAAGTGTTCTAGAGGTGTATGGGATTAACGCATTTGAGCGGATGCTTGAAGATCTGATTGTGGCATCTGCAGAACCTGCAGCCAATAAATTGCCAGAACCTAATTCAACTGTAAAATCCTCTCCAAAAGAAGAGGTTGGTTCAACTGACTGGAAAACAAGTAGTGTTGGTCAAACTGGGGTTCAAACAGCTAGTGTAGGGACAGAAACTGTTGAAGATCCACAAAAAGTCAATGTAGACATTACCAACTATCCGGTAACTGCAAGCAAGATTCCAGAGCCAGTTATGAAGGTTAGACAGCAGCCGAATGGAAGAATTCCTAGTGACTCAGTTCTGAAGATTTTGATGCAAAAAGTGAGGTCACTCGAGCTGAACTTAGCTGTGCTGGAGGAGTATATCAAAGAATTAAATCGAAGACAAGGGGTTATCTTGCCGGAGGTTGGTAAAGAGCTGTTGAGAATATCATTACTTCTGGATGAAAGCAAAACAGAGATTAAAGATCTCTTGCAATGGAAGGAAATTGCG GAAAACAGCATTACCGACCTTGAATCATGGAAAGCTGTTGTCTCATCTCAAGTGAATGTATTGGCCAGGGAAAATGACATGTTAAG ATTAGATTCTGAAAAGGTTGTGAAGGATCAAGCGAGCCTCGAAAGCAAAGAGCTTGCGGTTCTAGCAGTCAGTCTTTTCTTTTTGTACTTTGCAATTCTGATACTAGTTTCATTTGAAGTTTTGACAATTTTCAGAGGAGCCTCCTCGTCGTCGTCTCAGTCTCGGCCTGAGAATGCATGCGGGAAAAAAAGGGGTTGGGTTTTGATGATTATTAGCAGCAGTATGACAATATTCATCACTTCAATCTATAGTTAG